In Gossypium arboreum isolate Shixiya-1 chromosome 6, ASM2569848v2, whole genome shotgun sequence, the following are encoded in one genomic region:
- the LOC108484093 gene encoding peroxidase 12-like codes for MAKATSFTAFLLMSSLFLSSYFSVSKADNPAPIVSGLSWTFYKTSCPKVESIIRKQLQKVFKKDIGQAAGLLRLHFHDCFVQGCDASVLLDGSASGPSEQDAPPNLTLRGFEIINDLRARVHKECGRVVSCADIVALAARDSVYLSGGPDYDVPLGRRDGLSFATRNATLQNLPAPFANAAAILSSLATKNFDPTDVVALSGGHTIGISHCSSFTGRLYPTQDPTMDQTFAKNLKHVCPTANSSNTTVLDIRTPNKFDNKYYVDLMNRQGLFTSDQDLYTNSRTRGIVTSFAVNQTLFFEKFVAAMVKMSQLSVLTGKAGEIRANCSVRNANNNSLLASVVEEEARSEF; via the exons ATGGCTAAAGCTACATCTTTTACTGCTTTCCTTTTGATgtcttctctctttctttcttcttaCTTTTCTGTCTCAAAAGCAGACAACCCCGCTCCCATAGTAAGTGGTCTCTCATGGACTTTCTACAAAACTTCATGTCCCAAAGTAGAATCCATTATTAGAAAACAACTGCAGAAGGTTTTCAAGAAGGACATAGGCCAAGCTGCTGGCTTGCTCCGTCTTCATTTCCATGACTGCTTTGTTCAG GGATGTGATGCATCGGTGCTGCTAGATGGATCAGCGAGTGGACCAAGCGAGCAGGATGCTCCGCCGAACCTGACCTTGAGAGGATTCGAAATCATCAATGACCTGCGTGCGCGTGTCCACAAGGAGTGTGGAAGAGTCGTCTCTTGTGCTGATATCGTTGCTCTTGCTGCTCGTGACTCTGTTTATCTG TCTGGAGGTCCGGACTATGACGTGCCATTGGGAAGGCGAGATGGACTGAGCTTCGCCACAAGAAATGCAACATTGCAGAACTTGCCCGCACCCTTCGCCAATGCTGCCGCCATTCTCTCCAGTCTCGCTACCAAAAACTTTGACCCCACAGATGTTGTGGCTCTCTCTGGTGGCCACACCATCGGCATCAGCCATTGCAGCTCTTTCACCGGCCGCCTTTACCCTACTCAAGATCCCACCATGGATCAAACCTTTGCCAAAAACCTCAAGCATGTTTGTCCTACAGCAAATTCTTCAAACACCACGGTGTTAGATATAAGGACCCCTAACAAATTCGATAACAAGTATTACGTTGATCTCATGAACCGCCAGGGTCTTTTCACCTCCGACCAAGACTTGTACACAAATAGTAGGACCAGGGGCATTGTTACTAGCTTTGCTGTTAACCAGACTCTCTTCTTTGAGAAGTTTGTGGCGGCCATGGTAAAGATGAGTCAGTTGAGTGTCTTGACAGGCAAGGCCGGTGAAATTCGTGCCAATTGCTCCGTAAGGAATGCCAATAACAACTCCCTCTTAGCGTCTGTGGTGGAAGAGGAAGCCAGGTCTGAATTTTAA
- the LOC108485834 gene encoding probable serine/threonine-protein kinase At1g54610 codes for MGCVQGKNPMKSPPRGLEKLKMENGYKGKGAFAAHRRSTGQRYADPDRVHKPEPPKQLNGFGSADGVVTGKEKESSNETVERRNVLVAGDEMVDGWPKWLIDNIPKEVFAGLVPKSAESYDKLDKIGQGTYSNVYKARDKVTGKIVALKKVRFDTSEPESVKFMAREIMILQKLDHPNVVKLEGLATSRMQYSLYLVFDFMHSDLARIMSRPEERLTEPQIKCYMHQLLSGLQHCHERGILHRDIKGSNLLIDKSGMLKIADFGLANYFSPNRKCPLTSRVVTLWYRAPELLLGSTDYGVGIDLWSAGCLLGEMFAGRPIMPGRTEVEQLHKIFKLCGTPSEAYWKKLRLSTTFRPPQSYKPSLADAFRNFPQSSLGLLSTLLALDPAYRGSASSALQNEFFLASPLACDLSGLPVVYNEDDEANEQRKHRNPKIRQWSRALREQRKQDEVAEENEDDNIRREDSKTPEPNVQVQEGGNSTTSTSSGSKQTQVESPSLLLSPFAASGQKTSPNTNVYSNGSKNIRNRPPLPKSQTRAKNYQKNNDNTYRISQVSRSASTREFSTLNQGKQLPYAIDD; via the exons ATGGGTTGTGTTCAAGGCAAGAACCCAATGAAATCACCACCTAGGGGCTTAGAGAAGCTAAAAATGGAAAATGGGTATAAAGGAAAAGGAGCATTTGCGGCTCATAGAAGGTCGACTGGTCAGAGGTATGCTGATCCAGATCGGGTTCATAAACCTGAACCGCCAAAACAGCTTAATGGATTTGGTAGTGCTGATGGTGTTGTGACCGGTAAAGAAAAAGAGAGTAGCAATGAAACTGTTGAAAGGAGAAATGTTTTGGTTGCTGGAGATGAAATGGTTGACGGATGGCCTAAATGGCTAATTGACAATATCCCTAAAGAGGTTTTCGCTGGTTTGGTTCCAAAAAGTGCCGAGTCGTATGATAAGCTTGATAAG ATAGGCCAGGGTACCTACAGCAATGTGTATAAAGCTCGAGATAAGGTAACTGGAAAGATAGTTGCCTTGAAGAAGGTCCGTTTTGACACATCAGAACCTGAGAGTGTGAAATTTATGGCACGAGAGATAATGATATTACAGAAGTTGGATCATCCCAATGTAGTGAAGCTTGAGGGATTGGCAACATCAAGAATGCAATACAGTCTTTATCTGGTTTTTGACTTCATGCATTCGGATCTGGCAAGAATCATGTCTCGTCCTGAGGAAAGGCTTACTGAGCCACAG ATAAAATGTTACATGCATCAGCTGCTTTCGGGTTTGCAACACTGCCACGAGAGGGGCATTTTACATCGGGATATTAAAGGATCAAATTTGCTGATTGACAAAAGCGGGATGCTAAAGATTGCTGACTTTGGGCTTGcaaattatttttctccaaaccGGAAATGTCCTCTCACAAGCCGAGTTGTGACACTATGGTATAGAGCCCCTGAGCTGTTGTTAGGTTCAACAGATTATGGAGTTGGAATTGATCTTTGGAGTGCTGGATGCCTTTTGGGTGAGATGTTTGCAGGGAGGCCAATCATGCCAGGTAGAACAGAG GTTGAGCAACTTCACAAGATTTTCAAGTTGTGCGGTACTCCATCAGAGGCATATTGGAAAAAGTTGAGGCTGTCAACAACTTTCCGACCTCCACAATCATACAAACCTAGTTTAGCGGATGCTTTCAGGAACTTTCCTCAGTCTTCCTTGGGTCTTTTAAGCACCCTTCTTGCTTTAGATCCTGCATATCGTGGTTCTGCATCTTCAGCGCTTcaaaatgaa TTTTTTCTCGCAAGTCCACTAGCGTGCGACCTTTCTGGTCTTCCTGTTGTTTATAACGAGGATGATGAAGCCAATGAACAGAGAAA GCATAGAAATCCAAAAATAAGACAATGGTCTCGAGCGCTTCGTGAACAGAGGAAACAGGATGAGGTGGCTGAAGAAAACGAAGATGACAACATTCGTAGGGAG GACAGTAAGACTCCTGAGCCAAATGTGCAAGTTCAAGAGGGTGGGAATAGTACCACCAGCACCTCATCAGGTTCAAAGCAGACCCAGGTGGAGAGTCCTTCCCTATTGCTCTCTCCATTTGCTGCTTCTGGCCAAAAGACATCTCCAAACACCAATGTTTATTCTAATGGTAGTAAGAACATCAGAAACCGTCCCCCTTTACCCAAATCACAAACACGAGCCAAAAACTATCAGAAGAACAATGATAACACGTACAGAATAAGTCAAGTTAGTAGGTCTGCATCCACAAGGGAATTCAGTACTTTGAATCAAGGGAAGCAATTACCATATGCTATTGATGATTAG
- the LOC108484590 gene encoding uncharacterized protein LOC108484590, whose product MAVLSRHCWKFAKGCQPSDLDDLSTGSCYSCWGKGGYRSLTCTAAAAITTLSQKKFMLCCGSSFSPPLLVEACMPHLNLCLGTFRPWASRTTTFLSFSKLSYLRCVIINHGKMIHLLVKNMNQGPEMSQILWQLDGIHVKPE is encoded by the exons ATGGCCGTCCTAAGCCGGCATTGTTGGAAGTTTGCT AAAGGGTGTCAACCATCTGATCTGGATGACTTGTCAACCGGCAGCTGCTATAGCTGTTGGGGGAAGGGAGGATACAGATCTCTCACCTGCACTGCTGCAGCTGCTATTACTACCCTGAGCCAAaagaaatttatgctttgttgtGGCTCGTCTTTCTCTCCTCCTTTACTTGTTGAAGCTTGTATGCCTCACCTTAACCTTTGCTTGGGTACATTCAGGCCCTGGGCTTCTAGGACAACaacttttctttctttcag CAAGCTGAGTTACTTAAGATGTGTAATTATCAACCATGGGAAGATGATTCACCTTCTAGTGAAGAACATGAACCAAGGACCAGAAATGTCACAAATACTGTGGCAACTGGATGGCATCCATGTGAAACCAGAATAG